From Medicago truncatula cultivar Jemalong A17 chromosome 7, MtrunA17r5.0-ANR, whole genome shotgun sequence, a single genomic window includes:
- the LOC11445863 gene encoding uncharacterized protein isoform X1, translating into MKSLSSVGLGLSIVFGCLLLALVAEVYYLLWWKKKIIKREIENDYGNGNPLKELFYMFCWKRPSTSLRQTGFTPPELCSSMRINDNFVHDPQVQTSKEFLFKPYGEDVIDADYMMQHHHDGLLGHPRFLFTIVEESKEDLESEDGKCGKDSRGRSLGDLLDVETPYLTPIASPHFFTPMNCSPYCSPYNQHGFNPLFESTTDAEFNRLKSSPPPKFKFLQEAEEKLRRKMQDDNKGINGNEVDNSLITIIVDKKYEREVNHHQCHLQQYHSSTSQVLPLAS; encoded by the coding sequence ATGAAATCACTAAGTAGTGTAGGACTTGGTTTAAGCATTGTTTTTGGTTGCCTTTTATTGGCTTTAGTAGCTGAAGTTTACTACTTGTTATggtggaagaagaaaataatcaaaagagaaattgaaaatgaCTATGGCAATGGCAACCCTTTGAAAGAGCTTTTCTATATGTTTTGTTGGAAAAGACCATCAACTTCTTTGAGACAAACAGGTTTTACTCCACCGGAGCTTTGTTCATCGATGAGaataaatgacaattttgtcCATGACCCTCAAGTACAGACCAGCAAAGAGTTTCTTTTCAAACCCTATGGCGAAGATGTAATCGACGCAGATTACATGATGCAACATCATCACGACGGCCTTTTAGGTCATCCGAGATTCTTGTTCACAATAGTTGAAGAATCAAAAGAGGATTTAGAATCTGAAGACGGTAAATGTGGAAAGGATTCAAGAGGTAGAAGCTTAGGTGATCTGTTAGATGTGGAAACACCTTATTTGACACCTATAGCATCTCCACATTTTTTCACTCCTATGAATTGTAGTCCTTATTGTAGCCCTTATAATCAACATGGATTCAACCCTCTTTTTGAATCAACAACTGATGCAGAGTTCAATAGATTAAAGTCATCGCCTCCTCCGAAATTCAAGTTCTTACAAGAAGCAGAAGAGAAACTTAGAAGAAAAATGCAAGATGACAACAAGGGTATTAATGGAAATGAAGTTGATAATTCTCTCATTACAATAATTGTTGATAAGAAATATGAAAGAGAGGTTAACCATCATCAATGTCATCTACAACAGTACCATTCAAGCACATCACAGGTACTTCCCTTAGCTTCCTGA
- the LOC11445863 gene encoding uncharacterized protein isoform X2 translates to MRINDNFVHDPQVQTSKEFLFKPYGEDVIDADYMMQHHHDGLLGHPRFLFTIVEESKEDLESEDGKCGKDSRGRSLGDLLDVETPYLTPIASPHFFTPMNCSPYCSPYNQHGFNPLFESTTDAEFNRLKSSPPPKFKFLQEAEEKLRRKMQDDNKGINGNEVDNSLITIIVDKKYEREVNHHQCHLQQYHSSTSQVLPLAS, encoded by the coding sequence ATGAGaataaatgacaattttgtcCATGACCCTCAAGTACAGACCAGCAAAGAGTTTCTTTTCAAACCCTATGGCGAAGATGTAATCGACGCAGATTACATGATGCAACATCATCACGACGGCCTTTTAGGTCATCCGAGATTCTTGTTCACAATAGTTGAAGAATCAAAAGAGGATTTAGAATCTGAAGACGGTAAATGTGGAAAGGATTCAAGAGGTAGAAGCTTAGGTGATCTGTTAGATGTGGAAACACCTTATTTGACACCTATAGCATCTCCACATTTTTTCACTCCTATGAATTGTAGTCCTTATTGTAGCCCTTATAATCAACATGGATTCAACCCTCTTTTTGAATCAACAACTGATGCAGAGTTCAATAGATTAAAGTCATCGCCTCCTCCGAAATTCAAGTTCTTACAAGAAGCAGAAGAGAAACTTAGAAGAAAAATGCAAGATGACAACAAGGGTATTAATGGAAATGAAGTTGATAATTCTCTCATTACAATAATTGTTGATAAGAAATATGAAAGAGAGGTTAACCATCATCAATGTCATCTACAACAGTACCATTCAAGCACATCACAGGTACTTCCCTTAGCTTCCTGA
- the LOC11446101 gene encoding isoflavone 7-O-methyltransferase, which yields MDSENEYKASELFVAQAHLYNQIFSFMRPVSIKWAVELGIPDIIQNHGKPITLPELVSALRIPEAKAGCVHSVMRLLAHNKIFAIVKIDDNKEAYALSPTSKLLVKGTDHCLTSMVKMVTNPTGVELYYQLTKWTSKEDLTIFDTTLWDFMQQNSAYAELFNDAMESDSNMMRFAMSDCKSVFEGITSLVDVGGGTGNTVKIISEAFPTLKCIVFDLPNVVEGLTGNNYLSFVGGNMFESIPQADAILLKWVIHNWNDDDCVKILKKCKEAASRQKKGGKVIIIDIVINEKQDEHEITEVKLCFDITMMANHNSRERDEKTWKKIITEAGFMSYKIFPIFGFRSLIELSV from the exons aTGGATTCTGAGAATGAGTACAAAGCAAGTGAGCTCTTTGTAGCTCAAGCTCACCTGTACAATCAGATATTCAGTTTCATGAGACCCGTGTCGATCAAGTGGGCTGTTGAACTTGGCATACCAGATATAATCCAAAATCATGGCAAACCTATCACTCTTCCTGAGCTTGTCTCGGCTCTTCGAATTCCAGAAGCAAAAGCCGGTTGTGTTCATAGTGTCATGCGTTTATTGGCGCACAATAAAATCTTCGCAATTGTGAAGATAGACGACAACAAAGAAGCATATGCTCTTTCTCCAACATCAAAGCTTCTTGTGAAAGGAACTGATCATTGTTTAACTTCAATGGTTAAGATGGTAACAAACCCTACCGGTGTTGAATTATATTATCAATTGACCAAATGGACATCTAAGGAGGATCTCACAATCTTCGATACTACATTATGGGATTTCATGCAACAAAATTCGGCTTACGCGGAGTTATTCAATGATGCTATGGAGAGTGACTCTAATATGATGAGGTTTGCAATGAGTGATTGCAAATCAGTTTTTGAGGGCATAACTTCTTTGGTTGATGTTGGAGGTGGAACCGGAAACACGGTTAAAATTATTTCTGAGGCGTTTCCTACGTTAAAATGTATAGTGTTCGACCTTCCAAACGTGGTAGAAGGATTAACGGGAAATAACTATCTGAGTTTTGTCGGCGGAAATATGTTCGAATCTATCCCTCAAGCTGATGCAATTTTACTAAAG tgGGTTATACATAACTGGAATGATGATGATTGTGTAAAGATACTTAAAAAGTGTAAAGAAGCTGCTTCAAGGCAAAAGAAAGGAGGAAAAGTGATCATAATAGACATTGTGATAAATGAAAAGCAAGATGAGCATGAAATAACAGAAGTCAAACTCTGCTTTGACATAACAATGATGGCTAATCACAATTcaagagaaagagatgaaaaaACATGGAAGAAAATCATAACAGAAGCAGGATTCATGTCTTACAAAATATTTCCTATATTTGGTTTTAGGTCACTTATTGAACTTTCTGTTTAA
- the LOC11440821 gene encoding isoflavone 7-O-methyltransferase, which yields MGSENEHKASELFEVQAHLYNQLFSFLRPVSIKWAVELGIPDIIQNHGKPITLPELVSALRIPEAKAGCVHSVMRLLAHNKIFAIVKIDDNKEAYALSPTSKLLVKGTDHCLSSMVKLLTNPTRVEKHYQLSTWTSMEDLTIFETPLWDLILQNPTHSKLFNDAMESDSNMVRFAMSDCKSVFEGLTSLVDVGGGTGNTVKIICEAFPTLKCIVFDLPNVVEGLTGNNYLSFVGGNMFESIPQADAILLKWILHNWNDDDCVKILRNCKEAVSRKNKEGKVIIIDIVINEEQDEHEMTELKLFFDISMMANFGSTERDEKAWEKIITEAGFTSYKIFHIFGFKSLIELCV from the exons ATGGGTTCTGAGAATGAGCACAAAGCAAGTGAACTCTTTGAAGTTCAAGCTCACTTGTACAATCAGTTATTTAGTTTCTTGAGACCCGTGTCGATCAAGTGGGCTGTTGAACTTGGCATACCagatataattcaaaatcatggCAAACCTATTACTCTTCCCGAGCTTGTCTCGGCTCTTCGAATTCCAGAAGCAAAAGCCGGTTGTGTTCACAGTGTCATGCGTTTATTGGCGCACAATAAAATCTTCGCAATTGTGAAGATAGACGACAACAAAGAAGCATATGCTCTTTCTCCAACATCAAAGCTTCTTGTGAAAGGAACTGATCATTGTTTATCTTCAATGGTTAAGTTGCTAACAAACCCAACTCGCGTCGAAAAACATTACCAATTGAGCACATGGACATCAATGGAGGACCTCACAATCTTTGAGACTCCATTATGGgatttaattttacaaaatccgACTCATTCCAAGTTATTCAATGATGCTATGGAAAGTGATTCTAATATGGTGAGGTTTGCAATGAGTGATTGCAAATCAGTTTTTGAGGGCTTAACTTCGTTGGTTGATGTTGGAGGTGGAACCGGAAACACTGTTAAAATTATTTGTGAGGCGTTTCCTACGTTAAAATGTATAGTGTTCGACCTTCCAAACGTGGTAGAAGGATTAACGGGAAATAACTATCTGAGTTTTGTAGGCGGAAACATGTTTGAATCTATCCCTCAAGCTGATGCAATTTTACTCAAG TGGATTTTGCATAACTGGAATGATGATGACTGTGTCAAGATACTTAGAAATTGTAAAGAAGCTGTATCAAGGAAAAACAAAGAAGGAAAAGTGATCATAATAGATATTGTGATAAATGAAGAGCAAGATGAGCATGAAATGACAGAACTCAAACTCTTCTTTGACATAAGTATGATGGCTAATTTCGGTTCAACAGAAAGAGATGAAAAAGCATGGGAGAAAATCATCACTGAAGCAGGATTTACATCTtacaaaatatttcatatatttgGTTTCAAATCACTTATTGAACTTTGTGTTTAA